A section of the Apodemus sylvaticus chromosome 10, mApoSyl1.1, whole genome shotgun sequence genome encodes:
- the Adora2b gene encoding adenosine receptor A2b translates to MQLETEDALYVALELVIAVLAVAGNVLVCAAVGASSALQTPTNYFLVSLATADVAVGLFAIPFAITISLGFCTDFHSCLFLACFVLVLTQSSIFSLLAVAVDRYLAIRVPLRYKSLVTGTRARGIIAVLWVLAFGIGLTPFLGWNSRDSATSNCTEPGDGITNQSCYLVKCLFENVVPMSYMVYFNFFGCVLPPLLMMLVIYIRIFMVACTQLQRMELMGHSRTTLQREIHAAKSLAVIVGIFALCWLPVHAINCVTLFHPALAKDKPKWLMNVAILLSHANSVVNPIVYAYRNRDFRYSFHKIISRYVLCQTDTKGGSGQPGAQSTLSLGL, encoded by the exons ATGCAGCTAGAGACGGAGGACGCGCTGTACGTGGCGCTGGAGCTGGTTATCGCCGTGCTGGCGGTGGCGGGAAACGTGCTAGTGTGTGCCGCGGTGGGAGCCTCGAGTGCCTTACAGACGCCCACCAACTACTTTCTGGTATCGCTGGCGACGGCCGATGTGGCCGTGGGACTCTTCGCCATTCCCTTTGCCATCACCATCAGCCTCGGCTTCTGCACGGACTTTCACAGCTGCCTCTTCCTCGCCTGCTTCGTACTGGTGCTCACACAGAGCTCCATCTTTAGCCTCTTGGCGGTGGCTGTCGACCGATATCTGGCCATTCGCGTCCCGCTCAG GTATAAGAGTTTGGTCACTGGGACTCGAGCACGAGGGATCATTGCTGTCCTCTGGGTCCTTGCCTTTGGCATTGGATTGACTCCATTCCTGGGTTGGAATAGTAGAGACAGTGCCACCAGCAACTGCACAGAACCAGGGGATGGCATCACGAATCAAAGCTGCTATCTTGTGAAGTGTCTCTTTGAGAATGTGGTCCCCATGAGCTACATGGTATATTTCAACTTCTTCGGGTGTGTCCTTCCTCcactgctcatgatgctggtgATCTACATCAGAATCTTCATGGTGGCCTGCACACAGCTGCAGCGCATGGAGCTCATGGGCCACTCCAGGACCACGCTCCAGCGGGAGATCCACGCAGCCAAGTCACTGGCTGTGATTGTGGGCATTTTTGCTCTGTGTTGGCTCCCAGTGCATGCCATCAACTGTGTCACCCTCTTCCATCCAGCCCTGGCCAAGGACAAGCCCAAGTGGCTGATGAATGTGGCCATCCTCCTGTCACATGCCAATTCAGTTGTCAACCCCATTGTCTATGCCTACAGGAACCGAGATTTCCGCTACAGTTTTCACAAGATCATCTCCAGATACGTTCTCTGCCAGACGGATACCAAGGGTGGGAGTGGGCAGCCTGGGGCACAGTCTACTCTCAGTCTGGGCTTATGA